In a single window of the Campylobacter fetus subsp. testudinum 03-427 genome:
- the trmD gene encoding tRNA m1G37 methyltransferase (Pfam match to PF01746.17 tRNA_m1G_MT) yields MQFNFITIFPNLVEPYFKDSILARAVNNGILSLKFINPRDFSNDKHLKVDDYMIAGGAGLLMKPQPLFDAIDYLKDTHIIYLTPAGKKFTQNDAKRLSKFENITFICGRYEGIDERIIEEKVNEVFCIGDFIMTGGELGALCMCDAITRNLSGVLGNPNSLDIESFEYGMLESPSFTKPNVYNGLSVISAFLKGNHGKINALKNTMALCKTRFFRPDLYQKLRSPKK; encoded by the coding sequence ATGCAATTTAATTTTATTACTATATTTCCAAATTTAGTAGAACCTTATTTTAAAGATTCTATCCTTGCTAGAGCTGTAAATAACGGAATTTTGAGCCTTAAATTTATAAATCCGCGTGATTTTAGCAATGATAAACATTTGAAAGTTGATGATTATATGATAGCTGGAGGTGCAGGACTTCTTATGAAGCCGCAGCCGCTATTTGATGCTATTGACTATTTGAAAGATACACACATTATTTATCTTACTCCAGCAGGTAAAAAATTTACTCAAAATGACGCAAAAAGACTATCTAAATTTGAAAATATTACTTTTATCTGCGGAAGATATGAAGGGATCGATGAGAGAATCATAGAAGAAAAAGTTAATGAGGTTTTTTGTATAGGGGATTTTATAATGACTGGTGGAGAGCTTGGAGCTCTTTGTATGTGTGATGCTATCACGAGAAATCTTAGTGGAGTTTTGGGTAATCCAAATTCGCTTGACATTGAGAGTTTTGAGTATGGAATGCTTGAATCTCCAAGTTTTACTAAGCCAAACGTATATAATGGTTTGAGCGTTATTTCAGCTTTTTTAAAGGGTAATCATGGTAAAATCAACGCTTTGAAAAACACTATGGCGTTGTGTAAAACTAGGTTCTTTCGCCCTGATTTATATCAAAAACTCAGATCGCCAAAAAAATAG
- the rimM gene encoding 16S rRNA processing protein (Pfam matches to PF01782.14 RimM, and to PF05239.12 PRC), whose amino-acid sequence MKSDFVEVCVLGKTVGLKGAMKLHNRSDFPEQFKKDAKFYDRNGKEFIIKSFDRTNSLVVFQNFEDIELAKSLVNTVLYRTIEDTKHFCKLKKDEFFYFDIIGCFVYENDTLLGEVLDIVEVGSGFLFSIQTATDLVSKGLSAQFYVPYLDNFIIDVDTNLKKIQVKNSIQILYNS is encoded by the coding sequence TTGAAGAGTGATTTTGTAGAGGTTTGCGTACTTGGAAAAACTGTTGGTTTAAAAGGAGCTATGAAGCTCCATAACCGCAGTGATTTTCCAGAGCAATTTAAAAAAGACGCTAAATTTTACGATAGAAACGGTAAAGAATTTATCATAAAAAGCTTTGATAGAACAAATTCTCTCGTAGTATTTCAAAATTTTGAAGATATAGAACTAGCCAAAAGCTTGGTAAATACGGTTTTATATAGAACGATAGAAGATACAAAACATTTTTGTAAATTAAAAAAAGATGAATTTTTTTATTTTGATATTATAGGTTGTTTTGTGTATGAAAATGATACTTTGCTTGGCGAGGTTTTAGATATCGTAGAAGTTGGTAGCGGATTTTTATTTAGTATTCAAACGGCTACAGATCTTGTTTCTAAAGGCTTGAGCGCTCAGTTTTATGTACCGTATCTCGATAACTTTATAATCGATGTAGATACAAATTTAAAAAAAATTCAAGTTAAAAATTCAATTCAAATTCTTTATAATTCATAA
- a CDS encoding putative RNA-binding protein (KH domain) (Pfam match to PF13083.2 KH_4), whose product MVEEFLKEYAKLIADRPELIKVERVSLGENFDEIIVHASKSDTGRLIGKDGKMINAIKTVIIGCKAKDPTSYRITVKAIEE is encoded by the coding sequence ATGGTAGAAGAATTTTTAAAAGAGTATGCAAAACTCATAGCAGATCGCCCTGAACTTATCAAAGTAGAACGAGTTAGTTTGGGTGAAAATTTTGATGAAATTATTGTGCATGCAAGCAAATCCGATACCGGAAGGCTTATCGGTAAAGACGGTAAAATGATAAACGCCATAAAAACAGTGATCATTGGTTGCAAGGCAAAAGACCCGACCTCATATAGAATTACGGTAAAAGCTATTGAAGAGTGA
- the rpsP gene encoding 30S ribosomal protein S16 (Pfam match to PF00886.15 Ribosomal_S16), which translates to MATVVRLTRMGRKKRPFYRIVVTDSRKRRDSGWIESIGYYNPMVEPEVVKVDAKRLTYWKSVGAKLSDRVAQITK; encoded by the coding sequence ATGGCAACAGTAGTTAGACTAACAAGAATGGGACGTAAAAAAAGACCATTTTATCGTATAGTTGTTACAGATAGCAGAAAAAGACGTGATAGCGGTTGGATAGAGAGTATAGGATACTATAATCCTATGGTAGAACCAGAAGTTGTTAAAGTTGATGCCAAAAGACTTACATATTGGAAAAGTGTCGGCGCAAAACTTAGCGACAGAGTTGCTCAAATAACAAAATAA
- the ffh gene encoding signal recognition particle protein (Pfam matches to PF00448.18 SRP54, and to PF02978.15 SRP_SPB, and to PF02881.15 SRP54_N): MFELIGESLRSAVNKLKFVDDEKALKNALDTLKKALLKADVHHKVTKELVSLVESDLKKTSIGQKQFLDSIKSNLINILTAPNDGNKGSGFVYASNPPTVVLMAGLQGGGKTTTTVKLANYLKVRKKKVLVAACDLQRLAAVEQLRQLCSANELDLFYMENENDPIKVAKNALQKAKSELYDVLLVDTAGRLAIDETLMNQIKDIKSVINPHEIFYVADAMSGQDGVKTAAGFNEALGITGVVLSKFDADTKGGVAIGIAKQINVPLRFVGVGEKPADLESFIPDRIVGRIMGEGDLATLAEKTSTIIDEKEAKRLNKKIKKGEFNFDDFLAQLESVKKLGSMKSLIGMIPGLGNMANQIKDIDLDNSKEIKHIKAMIDSMTKKERENPDLLNNARKRRIAAGAGLGQIEVNKFLKQFGNAAKLAKRFSNKDSMKGFASMMANANRPR; this comes from the coding sequence GTGTTTGAACTTATAGGCGAATCATTAAGATCTGCAGTAAATAAACTTAAATTTGTCGATGACGAAAAGGCATTGAAAAATGCGCTTGATACGCTAAAAAAAGCACTTTTAAAAGCAGATGTTCATCACAAAGTTACTAAAGAATTAGTAAGTTTAGTAGAATCTGATCTTAAAAAAACATCAATTGGCCAAAAACAGTTTTTAGACAGTATAAAATCAAATTTAATAAATATTTTAACAGCTCCAAACGACGGAAATAAAGGTAGCGGCTTTGTTTATGCAAGTAATCCTCCAACTGTAGTTTTGATGGCTGGACTTCAAGGCGGCGGCAAGACTACAACTACTGTAAAATTGGCTAATTATCTAAAAGTTCGCAAGAAAAAAGTTTTGGTTGCGGCTTGTGATTTACAGCGTTTAGCCGCAGTCGAGCAATTACGTCAGCTTTGCAGCGCAAACGAGCTTGATCTATTTTATATGGAAAATGAGAACGATCCTATAAAAGTAGCTAAAAATGCTCTACAAAAAGCAAAAAGTGAGTTATACGACGTTCTTTTAGTCGATACCGCAGGTCGCCTTGCTATAGACGAAACACTTATGAATCAGATAAAAGATATTAAATCAGTTATAAACCCGCATGAGATATTTTACGTAGCTGATGCTATGAGCGGACAAGATGGTGTAAAAACCGCTGCTGGTTTTAATGAAGCACTTGGTATAACAGGCGTAGTCTTAAGTAAATTTGACGCAGATACGAAAGGCGGCGTGGCTATTGGTATAGCAAAACAGATAAATGTTCCTCTTAGATTTGTCGGTGTAGGTGAAAAACCTGCTGATTTAGAGAGTTTTATACCAGATAGGATCGTTGGTCGCATAATGGGCGAGGGCGATTTAGCAACGCTTGCGGAAAAAACAAGCACGATAATAGACGAAAAAGAAGCAAAAAGACTGAATAAAAAAATCAAAAAAGGTGAGTTTAATTTTGATGATTTTTTAGCTCAGCTTGAGAGTGTTAAAAAACTTGGAAGTATGAAAAGTCTGATAGGTATGATACCTGGTCTTGGAAATATGGCAAATCAGATAAAAGACATAGATCTTGATAATAGTAAAGAGATAAAGCATATAAAAGCTATGATAGACTCTATGACTAAGAAAGAGCGTGAAAATCCAGATCTTTTAAATAACGCTAGAAAGCGTAGGATAGCAGCTGGAGCAGGGCTTGGACAGATAGAAGTAAATAAATTTTTGAAACAATTTGGCAATGCTGCAAAACTTGCTAAAAGATTTTCAAATAAAGATAGTATGAAAGGATTTGCCTCAATGATGGCAAATGCAAATCGCCCTAGATAA
- a CDS encoding transcriptional regulator, Crp family (Pfam match to PF13545.2 HTH_Crp_2), which translates to MLNKENQEFLLNKFTKFNLLDDDTKMLIDSAVSLKFNDKNLLYKDKNSCYGFVIVKNGKLRGFISDGGKEITIFTLHSGDECVICSTCTSNLSSFDIALEAKENLEIIIIPPEIFTKFKEKYPQISNFVLELLAKRFTKSIQIMQQALFTPLSKRLVEFLKQNALNSKIKLTHEEIANHLGSSREAISRILKEMERQGKLKLLRSEILLKNEM; encoded by the coding sequence GTGCTAAACAAAGAAAATCAGGAATTTTTGCTAAATAAATTTACTAAGTTCAATCTTTTAGATGATGATACTAAAATGCTCATAGATAGCGCAGTTTCTCTTAAATTTAATGATAAAAATTTACTCTATAAAGACAAAAATTCTTGCTATGGATTTGTCATCGTTAAAAATGGAAAACTTCGCGGATTTATCTCAGATGGCGGCAAAGAGATTACGATCTTTACTTTACATAGTGGCGATGAATGCGTGATCTGCTCCACTTGCACTTCAAATTTGTCATCATTTGACATCGCACTTGAAGCAAAAGAAAATCTTGAAATCATCATAATCCCGCCAGAAATTTTTACCAAATTTAAAGAGAAATACCCACAAATTTCAAATTTTGTCCTTGAACTGCTTGCAAAAAGATTTACCAAAAGTATCCAAATAATGCAGCAAGCTTTATTTACACCGCTTTCAAAAAGACTCGTCGAATTTTTAAAACAAAACGCACTAAATTCAAAAATAAAGCTAACCCACGAAGAGATCGCAAATCATCTTGGAAGTTCAAGAGAAGCAATCTCTAGAATATTAAAAGAGATGGAAAGACAAGGAAAACTCAAACTCTTACGCAGCGAAATTCTACTAAAAAATGAAATGTAA
- a CDS encoding putative protein (DUF2892 domain) (Pfam match to PF11127.4 DUF2892) has translation MCKTERILRIILGLIILAVGWFFYSSLWALIGLIPLITGLVGFCPIYRMIGKQSCPFKKK, from the coding sequence ATGTGTAAAACTGAAAGAATACTTAGGATAATACTAGGTCTTATCATACTCGCAGTCGGCTGGTTTTTCTACTCTAGCTTATGGGCTTTGATAGGATTGATACCTCTTATAACCGGATTAGTCGGCTTTTGTCCGATCTATAGAATGATAGGAAAACAAAGCTGCCCGTTTAAGAAAAAGTGA
- a CDS encoding MCP-domain signal transduction protein (Pfam match to PF00015.17 MCPsignal), producing the protein MMGGGALKNLKLGTKLVLIVGIIITIGIAILSYIVARQTTSNMTKNAEHIITNDAFKYAAKIEGMMNEIIATTQSAHAVIDDFFHRIPSNEIKLENIESILSNVFDSSLYADYAMLYLTNPPEQFKGISKYTTESGKFLIVFHDEDTSKRGGIQAVQASDTTTNDSIIKKALIEGKPNDNKVFVGSAEKISFGSDSFIGINVALPIFDNSSKKPIGVIAFSLDFKEISNYLLDNKLDSFSGSTKAIISKNGTIAVHDNSNILLKKIQDINPHAKVLSDAVANNEFKIFPDYITSTGVNSYAVVAPFTTARDSSNWAVITTAPIESVLAPLYSLQKTIFVASLIFLVVSLAFIYFYIKANLAMRLPILLNALDSFFKFINHESKEVHMIKIHANDELGAMGNMINANIAKTRDSLIKDQEAVQQSVETAKEIESGNLTARIVKDPANPQLIELKNVLNKMLLVLQNKVGSNMNEINRVFNSYKSLDFTTNIANAKGEVEVTTNVLGDEIKEMLRSSLSFAKDLAEQSKDLRESMQKLTDGSRTQAHSLEQSAAAVEQISCSMQSISDRTIETTKQAEDIKNIVGVIKDIADQTNLLALNAAIEAARAGEHGRGFAVVADEVRKLAERTNSSLGEIEVNVNILVQSVNDMSESIKEQTIGLGQINESIAQLESVTQTNAGIANTTNDITQNVNTIADNILADVNKKKF; encoded by the coding sequence ATGATGGGGGGGGGTGCATTGAAAAACCTAAAACTCGGAACCAAGTTAGTTCTTATAGTCGGTATTATCATAACTATAGGAATTGCGATTCTAAGTTATATTGTTGCTAGACAAACTACCAGCAATATGACAAAAAATGCTGAACACATCATCACGAACGATGCTTTCAAGTACGCAGCCAAAATAGAAGGAATGATGAATGAAATAATAGCCACTACTCAAAGTGCCCACGCCGTAATAGATGACTTTTTTCATAGAATTCCTTCCAATGAGATAAAACTTGAAAATATAGAAAGCATATTATCAAACGTATTTGACAGTAGTCTTTATGCAGATTATGCGATGCTATATCTCACAAATCCTCCAGAGCAGTTCAAAGGTATCAGCAAATATACCACAGAAAGTGGAAAATTTCTAATAGTATTTCATGATGAAGATACAAGCAAAAGAGGCGGCATACAAGCAGTACAAGCCTCAGATACTACAACCAACGACTCAATCATTAAAAAAGCCTTGATCGAGGGAAAACCTAATGATAATAAAGTCTTTGTAGGAAGTGCCGAAAAAATATCTTTTGGATCAGATAGCTTCATAGGAATTAACGTAGCGTTGCCTATTTTTGACAATAGCAGCAAAAAGCCGATCGGAGTGATAGCATTTTCACTTGATTTTAAAGAAATTTCAAATTATCTTTTAGATAATAAATTAGATTCATTTAGCGGTTCTACAAAAGCCATTATATCAAAAAATGGTACTATAGCAGTGCATGATAACTCTAATATACTATTAAAAAAGATTCAAGATATCAATCCTCATGCTAAAGTATTATCAGATGCGGTCGCTAATAATGAATTTAAAATATTCCCAGATTATATAACTTCAACAGGAGTGAATAGTTACGCCGTAGTCGCGCCATTTACCACTGCAAGAGACTCTAGTAACTGGGCAGTTATCACTACAGCGCCGATAGAATCTGTACTAGCTCCTTTGTATAGTTTGCAAAAAACTATATTTGTAGCGTCGTTGATATTTTTAGTTGTATCTTTAGCATTTATCTACTTCTATATCAAAGCAAATCTTGCTATGAGACTTCCTATTTTATTAAATGCTTTAGACTCGTTTTTTAAATTTATAAATCATGAAAGCAAAGAAGTGCACATGATCAAAATCCATGCAAACGATGAGCTAGGAGCAATGGGAAATATGATCAATGCAAATATAGCAAAAACAAGAGATAGTTTAATAAAAGATCAAGAAGCAGTACAACAATCAGTAGAAACAGCAAAAGAGATAGAGAGTGGAAATCTTACTGCAAGGATAGTAAAAGATCCTGCAAATCCTCAGCTAATTGAGCTTAAAAACGTATTAAACAAAATGTTGTTAGTACTTCAAAATAAAGTAGGAAGCAATATGAATGAGATAAATCGCGTATTTAACTCTTATAAATCTCTTGATTTTACAACAAATATTGCAAACGCAAAAGGCGAAGTAGAAGTAACCACTAATGTCTTAGGAGATGAGATAAAAGAGATGTTAAGATCTAGCTTAAGTTTTGCTAAAGATCTAGCTGAGCAGAGTAAAGATCTTAGAGAATCTATGCAAAAACTAACAGATGGATCACGCACGCAAGCTCATTCACTTGAGCAATCTGCAGCCGCTGTTGAACAAATAAGCTGCTCTATGCAAAGTATCAGCGATAGAACCATTGAAACTACAAAACAAGCCGAAGATATCAAAAATATAGTAGGTGTGATAAAAGATATCGCAGATCAAACAAATCTTCTTGCGCTAAATGCAGCCATAGAAGCAGCACGCGCAGGAGAGCACGGAAGAGGATTTGCGGTTGTTGCAGATGAAGTTAGAAAACTAGCTGAAAGAACAAATAGCTCTTTAGGCGAAATCGAAGTTAATGTAAATATCTTAGTACAAAGTGTAAATGATATGAGTGAATCTATAAAAGAGCAAACCATAGGTCTTGGACAGATCAATGAGTCTATAGCTCAGCTAGAAAGTGTAACTCAAACAAATGCAGGAATTGCAAATACTACTAACGATATTACACAAAACGTAAATACTATAGCCGATAATATATTAGCAGATGTAAATAAAAAGAAATTCTAA
- the rluA gene encoding 23S rRNA and tRNA pseudouridine synthase (bifunctional~Pfam match to PF00849.18 PseudoU_synth_2): protein MKQEKAYKLLALQEGISNNEAKELIDSGLVSAGGKRLVLARGLLNENTSFKVTKLAKPVMIYEDDNIVAVNKPPFITSEKVAEIFKFPLLNRLDKETSGVILLYKNEDFQKTAIKEFANNKVQKTYLAIVRGIVVDEFSVELPISTVKMKSGAFSKIDLSRGKTAITHVSPLMVEGKKSLIKVVIETGRTHQIRCHLAHAGYGVIGDEKYAKNSSKRVYLHSLETALLGYKFKALPDRSFCDFGFEISNGILNS, encoded by the coding sequence ATGAAACAAGAAAAAGCGTATAAACTGCTTGCCCTGCAAGAAGGCATTTCAAATAATGAAGCAAAAGAGTTGATAGATTCAGGTCTTGTGAGTGCAGGTGGCAAAAGACTTGTGCTTGCAAGAGGACTTTTAAATGAAAATACCTCTTTTAAAGTTACAAAACTAGCAAAGCCGGTTATGATTTATGAAGATGATAATATCGTAGCTGTAAATAAACCGCCTTTTATCACAAGCGAAAAAGTAGCAGAAATATTTAAATTTCCGCTTTTAAATAGACTCGACAAAGAGACTAGCGGTGTGATTTTGTTGTATAAAAATGAGGATTTTCAAAAAACAGCTATAAAAGAATTTGCTAATAACAAAGTACAAAAAACATATCTTGCCATAGTTAGAGGAATAGTAGTAGATGAGTTTAGCGTTGAACTTCCTATAAGCACGGTAAAAATGAAATCAGGAGCATTTTCTAAGATAGATTTGAGTCGTGGAAAAACAGCTATAACTCACGTAAGTCCGCTTATGGTGGAGGGAAAAAAATCACTTATAAAAGTTGTTATAGAAACTGGTAGAACTCATCAGATAAGATGTCATTTAGCTCACGCAGGATATGGCGTTATAGGTGATGAAAAATATGCGAAAAATAGCTCAAAAAGAGTATATCTTCATAGTTTAGAAACTGCTCTTTTGGGTTATAAATTTAAAGCTTTGCCAGATAGAAGTTTTTGTGATTTTGGATTTGAAATTTCTAATGGAATTTTAAACTCATAG
- the kdtA gene encoding 3-deoxy-D-manno-octulosonic-acid transferase (KDO transferase) (bifunctional~Pfam match to PF04413.12 Glycos_transf_N) produces MIYTFLSFVILILASPFLALLSFKSKFKNSIPARFFLKNSKKLPVSNFHFHACSLGEVASIEPFFHFCENSRISVITQTGFDRAKKLTNDLCFLPFECFLPFWWSECRVLVVFEAELWLNLFKIAKKNGSKTILLNARISDKSYKSYLRFKFYYKWLFTYVDLVLAQSDTDKIRLESLGAKNVKVIGNVKSANLPKPTKIYQKPQKRVITIASSHENEEKQILSLLNLKDNDMLFIAPRHPERFQKVDVLVSEFASKNNLSYEKFSQNLGFKSDVVLIDTLGELVNIYNISDIVVLCGSFEKGIGGHNPIEAAQFNCSIISGEFIHNQKSLFGAVDGVVMSDYKSLNKVLNSNLKKCSIKNRCDFNAVLQEIKSCL; encoded by the coding sequence GTGATCTATACATTTTTAAGCTTTGTCATTTTGATTTTAGCATCGCCTTTTTTGGCTTTGCTAAGCTTTAAATCTAAATTTAAAAATAGTATTCCTGCTAGATTTTTTTTAAAAAATAGTAAAAAACTTCCAGTTTCAAATTTCCATTTTCATGCATGTAGTTTAGGTGAAGTTGCTAGTATAGAGCCGTTTTTTCATTTTTGTGAGAATTCGCGTATATCTGTTATCACGCAAACAGGATTTGATAGAGCTAAAAAACTTACTAATGATCTATGTTTTTTACCGTTTGAATGTTTTTTACCGTTTTGGTGGTCTGAGTGTAGAGTGCTTGTGGTTTTTGAGGCTGAACTTTGGCTAAATTTATTTAAAATAGCAAAAAAAAATGGTAGCAAAACCATACTTTTGAATGCTAGGATCAGCGATAAATCTTATAAATCTTATTTGAGATTTAAATTTTATTATAAATGGCTTTTTACCTATGTGGATTTGGTATTAGCTCAGAGCGATACTGATAAAATTCGCCTTGAAAGTCTTGGTGCAAAGAACGTAAAAGTAATAGGAAATGTAAAGTCTGCAAACTTGCCAAAACCGACTAAAATATATCAAAAACCTCAAAAAAGAGTTATTACGATAGCTAGTAGTCATGAAAATGAGGAAAAGCAGATACTATCTTTATTAAATTTAAAAGACAATGATATGCTTTTTATAGCTCCTCGTCATCCTGAGAGATTTCAAAAAGTAGATGTTTTAGTAAGTGAATTTGCTAGTAAGAATAATCTGAGTTATGAGAAATTTAGCCAAAACTTAGGCTTTAAAAGCGATGTTGTGCTTATAGATACTTTAGGAGAGCTTGTAAATATCTATAATATCAGCGATATAGTAGTGCTTTGTGGTAGCTTTGAAAAGGGTATTGGCGGTCATAATCCCATAGAAGCAGCTCAGTTTAATTGTTCTATAATAAGTGGTGAGTTTATCCATAATCAAAAGTCGCTATTTGGAGCAGTAGATGGCGTGGTAATGAGCGATTATAAGAGTTTAAACAAAGTTTTAAACTCAAATTTAAAAAAATGCAGTATAAAAAATAGATGCGATTTCAACGCAGTATTACAAGAGATAAAAAGCTGCTTATAA
- a CDS encoding zinc ribbon domain protein (DUF164 domain) (Pfam match to PF02591.11 zf-RING_7), protein MNKYLEQLVNLSQIDQKIDSYAPRIENINKNLNVKKEEILSIDEKVEAIQTEIEELKSQISNTNSHIVEFGAKIKDIGKKSGAVKTEKEIKALNLEEDLAKDQLEAANEEITRLERIIDSKLNYENELQQKKVEISKTLSELENEVSEELVNIEKDRNEVYTQKEDLLAKMNQKVLTFYEKIRKWAKNTAVVPVRKQACYGCFMKINDKTYANVIKSEDIITCPHCGRILYKEENGE, encoded by the coding sequence ATGAACAAATACCTAGAACAGCTAGTTAATCTATCTCAAATTGACCAAAAAATAGATAGCTATGCGCCGCGTATTGAGAATATTAATAAAAACTTAAACGTTAAAAAAGAGGAAATCTTATCTATAGATGAGAAAGTAGAAGCCATACAAACAGAAATAGAAGAGTTAAAAAGTCAAATTTCAAATACAAACTCTCATATAGTTGAGTTCGGTGCAAAAATAAAAGATATCGGCAAAAAAAGCGGAGCCGTAAAAACTGAAAAAGAGATAAAAGCTTTAAATTTAGAAGAAGATTTAGCAAAAGATCAACTAGAAGCAGCAAACGAAGAGATAACTAGGCTAGAAAGAATTATAGATTCAAAACTTAATTATGAAAATGAGCTTCAGCAAAAAAAAGTAGAGATATCTAAAACTCTTAGCGAGCTTGAAAATGAAGTGTCTGAAGAGCTTGTAAATATAGAAAAAGATAGAAATGAAGTATATACTCAAAAAGAGGATCTTCTAGCTAAAATGAATCAAAAAGTTTTAACTTTTTATGAAAAAATCCGCAAATGGGCTAAAAATACAGCCGTAGTTCCAGTAAGAAAACAGGCATGTTATGGTTGCTTTATGAAAATAAACGATAAAACTTATGCAAACGTTATAAAAAGCGAAGATATAATTACTTGTCCGCACTGCGGTCGTATTTTATACAAAGAAGAAAATGGCGAGTGA
- a CDS encoding putative protein (NIF3 domain) (Pfam match to PF01784.14 NIF3), translating to MKIAEIYAILDSIAPFESQENWDNSGLIIGSMSSEFDQVVLSLDLDTNIINNAKEKTLFITHHPLIFKGLKRLELSKFPSNLINIMLKKDISLISMHTNFDLHVLNKYVLSEVLGYADFTKDGFILKFDVNKSFEEFANEIKTKLKISNLRVVKSNEFIKTAAFCTGSGADLIGDFEADCFLSGDFKYHTALECYENSLSLIDIGHFESERYFGDSLAAYLQKNGVFATITNSINPFEYR from the coding sequence GTGAAAATAGCTGAGATTTACGCTATCTTAGATAGTATTGCTCCATTTGAGAGCCAAGAAAATTGGGATAATTCGGGACTTATTATAGGAAGTATGAGCAGTGAGTTTGATCAAGTTGTTTTAAGTCTTGATCTAGATACGAATATAATAAATAACGCTAAAGAAAAAACTCTTTTTATAACTCATCATCCGCTTATTTTTAAGGGTTTAAAGAGGCTTGAATTATCTAAATTTCCATCAAATTTAATAAATATAATGCTTAAAAAAGATATAAGTCTTATATCTATGCATACAAATTTTGATTTGCATGTGTTAAATAAGTATGTTTTGAGCGAAGTTTTGGGATATGCTGATTTTACAAAGGACGGTTTTATACTAAAATTTGATGTAAATAAAAGTTTTGAAGAGTTTGCAAACGAGATAAAAACGAAACTTAAAATATCAAATTTAAGAGTTGTAAAATCAAACGAATTTATAAAAACAGCTGCATTTTGTACAGGAAGCGGAGCAGATCTAATCGGTGACTTTGAAGCCGACTGCTTTTTAAGCGGAGATTTTAAATACCATACGGCTTTAGAATGTTATGAAAATTCTCTAAGTCTTATAGATATCGGACATTTTGAAAGCGAGCGGTATTTTGGGGATTCATTGGCTGCTTACTTGCAAAAAAACGGAGTTTTTGCTACAATCACGAATTCAATCAATCCATTTGAATATCGTTAA